Proteins found in one Neomonachus schauinslandi chromosome 1, ASM220157v2, whole genome shotgun sequence genomic segment:
- the NRIP1 gene encoding nuclear receptor-interacting protein 1, producing MTHGEELGSDVHQDSIVLTYLEGLLMHQAAEGSGTAIDKKPAGHNEEDQNFNISGNAFPTCQSNGPVLNTHSYQGSGMLHLKKARLLQSSEDWNAAKRKRLSDSIVNLNVKKEALLAGMVDNVPKGKQDSTLLASLLQSFSSRLQTVALSQQIRQSLKEQGYALSHDSLKVEKDLRCYGVASSHLKTLLKKSKAKDQKPDTNLPDVTKNLIRDRFVESPHHVGQSGTKVMSEPLSCAARLQAVASMVEKRASPATSPKPSVACSQLALLLSSEAHLQQYSREHALKTQNANQAASERLAAMARLQENGQKDVGSFQLSKGMSSHLNGQARTPSSKLMAGKNTTFQNPMGVVPSSPKNASCKNSLERNSIKQAANNSLLLHLLKSQTIPKPMNGHNHSERGSIFEDSSTPTTIDEYSDNNPSFTDDSSGDESSYSNCVPIDLSCKHRIEKPEPDQPVSLDNLTQSLLNTWDPKVPTTVDIKEDQDTSRNSKLNSHQKVTLLQLLLGHKNEENVERNSPQEVHSDVTKFSTQNYTRTSVIESPSTNRTTPVSTPPFLGSTKAESPINLSQHSVVIRWKSPPYACGSQAEKPANTASNHLMDLTKSKESQGEKPVQNEGTQNPATFSASKLLQNLAQCGMQSSPSGEEQRPGKQLLSVNTDRPVGMVDRLNSPLLTNKANAVEENKAFSSQATGPESGLSGSEIENLLERRTVLQLLLGNPNKGKSEKKEKISLRDESTQEHTDRALSEQILMVKIKSEPCDDLHIHNSNVHLSHDAKGAPFLGLAPPVQRSAAALPVSEDFKSEPVSPQDFSFSKNGLLSRLLRQNQETYLADDLDNSHRNSELTVLESKNLCMVPKKRKLYTEPLESPFKKMKNNIVDAANSHSAPEGLYGSLLNQQELKFSKNDLEFKCPASHGSASESEHRSWARESKSFNVLKQLLLSENCVRDLSQHRSNSVVESKRKGHKNNVTNSKPEFSISSLNGLMYSSAQPSGCMENRTFPYPGVVKGPMSPPFSEPLGCAGSRPESGLLNGCSVTSEKGPIKWVITDADKNEYEKDCPRLTKTNPILYYMLQKGGNAVSSRETQDKDIWREPSSAESVSQVTIKEELLPAAETKASFFNLRSPYNSHMGSNVSRPHSANGEVYGLLGNVLTIKKESE from the coding sequence ATGACTCATGGAGAGGAGCTTGGCTCTGATGTGCACCAGGATTCTATTGTTTTAACTTACCTAGAAGGATTACTAATGCATCAGGCAGCAGAGGGATCAGGTACTGCCATTGACAAAAAGCCTGCTGGGCATAATGAAGAAGATCAGAACTTTAACATTTCTGGAAATGCATTTCCCACCTGTCAAAGTAATGGTCCAGTTCTCAATACACATTCATATCAGGGATCTGGCATGCTGCATCTCAAAAAAGCCCGACTCTTGCAGTCTTCTGAGGACTGGAATGCCGCGAAGCGGAAGAGGCTGTCTGATTCCATCGTAAATTTAAACGTGAAGAAGGAAGCTTTGCTAGCTGGCATGGTTGACAATGTGCCTAAAGGCAAACAAGACAGCACATTACTGGCCTCTTTGCTTCAGTCATTCAGCTCTAGGCTGCAGACTGTTGCTCTGTCGCAACAAATTAGGCAGAGCCTCAAGGAGCAAGGATACGCACTCAGTCATGATTCTTTAAAAGTGGAGAAAGATTTAAGGTGCTACGGCGTTGCATCAAGTCACTTAAAAACTCTgttgaagaaaagcaaagctaaagATCAAAAGCCTGATACCAATCTTCCTGATGTAACTAAAAACCTCATCAGAGACAGGTTCGTAGAGTCACCACATCATGTTGGACAAAGTGGAACAAAGGTCATGAGTGAACCCTTGTCGTGCGCCGCCAGATTACAGGCCGTTGCAAGCATGGTGGAAAAAAGGGCTAGTCCGGCCACTTCACCCAAACCCAGTGTCGCTTGTAGCCAGTTAGCATTACTCCTTTCAAGTGAAGCCCATTTGCAGCAGTATTCTCGAGAACatgctttaaaaacacaaaatgcaaaTCAAGCGGCAAGCGAAAGACTTGCTGCCATGGCCAGATTACAAGAAAATGGCCAAAAGGATGTTGGCAGTTTCCAGCTCTCGAAAGGAATGTCAAGCCATCTCAATGGTCAAGCAAGAACACCGTCAAGCAAACTAATGGCAGGCAAAAATACCACCTTTCAGAATCCAATGGGTGTCGTTCCTTCTTCCCCCAAAAATGCAAGCTGTAAGAACTCACTAGAAAGAAACAGTATCAAACAAGCTGCTAATAATAGTTTGCTTTTACATCTTCTTAAAAGCCAGACCATACCAAAGCCAATGAATGGACATAATCATAGTGAGAGAGGAAGCATTTTTGAGGATAGTAGTACACCCACAACTATCGATGAGTACTCAGATAACAATCCTAGTTTTACAGATGATAGCAGTGGCGATGAAAGTTCTTATTCCAACTGTGTTCCCATAGACTTGTCTTGTAAACATCGAATCGAGAAACCAGAACCTGACCAGCCTGTTTCTCTCGATAATTTAACTCAGTCCTTGCTAAACACCTGGGATCCCAAAGTCCCCACCACTGTAGACATCAAAGAGGATCAAGATACCTCAAGGAATTCTAAGCTAAATTCACACCAGAAAGTAACACTTCTTCAATTGCTACTTGGCCATAAGAATGAAGAAAACGTAGAAAGAAACAGTCCTCAGGAAGTACACAGCGATGTGACCAAGTTCAGTACCCAGAATTACACCAGGACTTCTGTAATAGAAAGCCCCAGTACAAACAGGACTACCCCAGTGAGCACTCCTCCATTCCTTGGATCCACAAAAGCAGAGTCCCCCATCAATCTTTCCCAACACTCTGTGGTCATCAGATGGAAGTCCCCACCATATGCCTGTGGCTCTCAGGCTGAAAAGCCCGCAAATACTGCATCTAACCACTTGATGGACCTTACAAAGAGCAAGGAATCGCAAGGAGAGAAACCAGTCCAGAACGAAGGCACCCAAAACCCTGCGACTTTCAGTGCCAGTAAACTGTTACAGAATTTAGCTCAGTGTGGAATGCAGTCATCCCCCTCAGGAGAAGAGCAGAGACCTGGCAAACAGCTGCTAAGTGTCAACACGGATAGACCTGTAGGCATGGTTGATAGATTAAATAGTCCTCTGCTCACAAATAAAGCAAACGCAGTGGAGGAAAACAAGGCATTTAGCAGTCAAGCAACGGGTCCCGAATCAGGACTTTCTGGttctgaaatagaaaatctgcttGAAAGGCGCACTGTCCTCCAACTGCTCCTGGGAAACCCCAACAAAGGGAAgagtgaaaagaaagagaagatttcTTTAAGAGATGAAAGTACTCAGGAACATACAGATAGAGCTTTAAGTGAACAAATActgatggtaaaaataaaatctgagccTTGCGATGACTTACATATTCACAATTCGAATGTGCACTTGAGCCATGATGCCAAGGGTGCCCCATTCTTAGGTCTGGCGCCTCCGGTGCAGAGAAGCGCAGCTGCCTTACCAGTGTCCGAGGACTTCAAATCGGAGCCCGTTTCACctcaggatttttctttctcGAAGAACGGTCTGTTGAGTCGACTGCTCAGACAAAATCAAGAGACTTACCTGGCGGATGATCTGGACAACAGTCACAGAAACAGTGAACTGACAGTTCTAGAATCAAAGAACCTTTGCATGGTCCCTAAGAAAAGGAAGCTTTATACTGAGCCTTTAGAAAGtccttttaaaaagatgaaaaataacataGTTGATGCTGCAAACAGTCACAGTGCTCCGGAAGGACTGTATGGGTCCTTGCTTAACCAGCAAGAGCTGAAATTTAGCAAAAATGATCTTGAATTTAAATGCCCTGCCAGTCATGGTTCAGCCAGCGAAAGTGAACATAGGAGTTGGGCCAGAGAGAGCAAAAGCTTCAATGTTCTGAAGCAGCTGCTTCTCTCAGAAAACTGTGTAAGAGATTTGTCCCAGCACAGGAGTAACTCCGTCGTCGAGAGTAAAaggaaaggacacaaaaataatGTGACCAATAGCAAACCTGAATTCagcatttcttctttgaatggaCTGATGTACAGTTCCGCTCAGCCCAGCGGTTGCATGGAGAACAGGACATTTCCATACCCAGGAGTGGTAAAAGGTCCCATGAGTCCTCCTTTCTCGGAGCCCTTGGGCTGTGCAGGGTCTAGACCAGAATCTGGGCTTTTGAATGGGTGTTCCGTGACCAGTGAGAAAGGACCCATTAAGTGGGTTATCACAGATGCGGATAAAAATGAGTATGAAAAAGACTGTCCAAGGCTGACCAAAACTAACCCAATACTGTATTACATGCTTCAGAAAGGAGGCAATGCTGTTAGCAGTCGAGAAACACAGGACAAGGACATTTGGAGGGAGCCCTCATCTGCTGAAAGTGTCTCACAGGTTACAATCAAAGAAGAGTTACTTCCTGCTGCAGAAACTAAAGCTTCTTTCTTTAATCTAAGAAGCCCTTATAATAGCCATATGGGAAGTAACGTCTCTCGCCCACACAGCGCAAATGGAGAAGTTTATGGACTTCTGGGAAACGTgctaacaataaaaaaggaatcagAATAA